In Methanocaldococcus lauensis, a single genomic region encodes these proteins:
- a CDS encoding dihydropteroate synthase-like protein translates to MKILIITGKLAEKKVKNAVKKYDFVDVHIANISVAAFLTPNLIIKEIKKLEDKLGKKLKDIYDFVLVTGLIRHDLKKVEEETGIKCYKSTRDASDLPLLIENLDKIKLSTKDYADLQLLEIIKKKCEEEIKKAEEQELGEGDIKIGSLKVGDKFPMRVLGEIVHAPWLNEKELEEKVIYYLESGADMIDLGMVSNENNKDKIKDMLKIVRDITDKPVSVDTLNTTELIEAINLGVDMILSVDGGNLDELLPYLKDSDTAVVVLPTNYKINYVPETIEGKIKSLEEIIKKLVYEGIEKIVADPILEPINNFGCNFIESVIACREFKKRNKIPLFFGVGNVTELFDADSNGVNALLAAIASEINANILFTPEASAKCKFSIKELKIASKMMFLAKKRNSLPKDLGFNLINYKDKRFDEEVTFNRYNVPIIKAEEDKKQILDEGSFKIEIDRKNKEIVAIYFNKRREPTLIIRGKKPKEIYETAIRLNLIKKLDHAAYFGRELAKAEIALKIGKKYNQDFDLFYNEFWNE, encoded by the coding sequence ATGAAAATCTTAATAATAACTGGAAAGTTGGCAGAAAAAAAAGTTAAAAATGCTGTAAAAAAATATGACTTTGTTGATGTTCATATCGCCAATATATCAGTAGCCGCTTTTTTAACTCCTAATTTAATAATTAAAGAAATCAAAAAATTAGAAGATAAATTAGGCAAAAAATTAAAAGATATTTACGATTTTGTTTTAGTTACTGGATTGATAAGGCACGATTTAAAGAAAGTTGAAGAGGAAACTGGAATAAAATGTTATAAATCTACAAGAGATGCCTCAGATCTTCCTTTACTTATAGAAAATTTAGATAAAATAAAACTTTCTACAAAGGATTATGCTGATTTACAACTTTTAGAGATTATTAAAAAGAAATGTGAGGAGGAGATAAAAAAAGCAGAAGAGCAAGAACTGGGAGAGGGAGATATAAAGATTGGCTCTTTAAAAGTTGGTGATAAATTCCCAATGAGAGTTTTGGGAGAAATAGTCCATGCTCCATGGCTAAATGAAAAAGAATTAGAGGAAAAAGTAATATATTACTTAGAAAGTGGGGCTGATATGATAGATTTAGGAATGGTCAGTAATGAAAATAATAAAGATAAAATTAAGGATATGTTAAAAATTGTTAGAGATATTACTGATAAGCCAGTTAGTGTAGATACATTAAACACTACTGAATTAATAGAGGCAATAAATTTGGGAGTAGATATGATTTTAAGTGTTGATGGAGGGAATTTAGATGAATTACTACCTTATTTAAAAGATTCTGATACTGCAGTAGTTGTTTTACCAACAAACTATAAAATAAACTATGTTCCAGAAACTATTGAGGGAAAAATTAAATCCTTAGAAGAGATTATAAAAAAATTAGTTTATGAGGGGATAGAAAAAATAGTTGCAGATCCTATTTTAGAGCCAATAAATAACTTTGGATGTAACTTTATAGAGAGTGTAATTGCCTGTAGAGAATTTAAAAAAAGGAATAAAATACCTTTATTTTTTGGTGTAGGAAATGTTACTGAACTTTTTGATGCTGATAGTAATGGAGTTAATGCATTATTAGCGGCAATAGCCTCTGAAATTAATGCTAATATATTATTTACTCCTGAGGCCAGTGCAAAATGTAAATTCTCTATAAAAGAGTTGAAGATAGCCTCAAAAATGATGTTTTTAGCTAAAAAGAGAAATTCATTACCTAAAGACTTAGGATTTAATTTAATAAATTATAAAGATAAAAGATTTGATGAGGAAGTTACGTTTAATAGATACAATGTTCCAATAATCAAAGCTGAGGAGGATAAAAAACAAATATTAGACGAAGGTAGTTTTAAAATAGAAATTGATAGAAAAAATAAAGAGATTGTAGCTATATATTTTAACAAAAGAAGAGAACCTACATTAATAATTAGAGGGAAGAAACCAAAGGAGATTTATGAAACTGCAATAAGGTTAAATTTAATAAAAAAGTTAGATCACGCCGCATATTTTGGGAGAGAATTAGCTAAGGCTGAAATTGCCTTAAAAATAGGTAAAAAATACAATCAAGATTTTGATCTATTTTATAATGAATTTTGGAATGAATAA
- a CDS encoding TIGR00304 family membrane protein has translation MKPTLIFLGIILMFIGFFIITLGLILPSSQIQENQNHEKYNNENEKSNVEYSGIIMIGPIPIVFGNSPGLIILSILITILMIVWIFLFTLGIKIK, from the coding sequence ATGAAGCCAACATTAATATTTTTAGGAATTATTTTAATGTTTATCGGATTCTTTATTATTACTTTGGGATTAATACTACCAAGTTCTCAGATACAAGAAAATCAGAATCACGAAAAATATAATAATGAAAATGAAAAAAGTAATGTTGAATATTCTGGAATTATAATGATAGGTCCAATACCAATAGTATTTGGTAATTCTCCAGGGTTAATAATACTCTCTATATTAATAACAATATTAATGATTGTCTGGATATTTCTATTTACTTTGGGTATAAAAATAAAATAA
- a CDS encoding proteasome assembly chaperone family protein: MKFIKKNDIDFDEPIIIEAFPGTGLVGSIAAYQIIKELKLKYFGYFEIEGIPPITTIENGTPYPPVRAYANKNLVILFSDVIIPPNSINRLAELIVKTFSDNKPKLFVSLGGLIAGKSEKVFGIANKEKLLENLKNYVEIFNFGVLGGISGNLLIKCDDNGFDAIALLAETVGVRPDPRGGANLLEVLNKMFNLNVNVESLIKEAENIENKLKELAEQHLKMMSKKKEYPMYI, translated from the coding sequence ATGAAGTTTATTAAAAAGAATGATATTGATTTTGATGAACCAATAATAATAGAGGCATTTCCTGGAACTGGATTAGTTGGAAGTATCGCCGCCTACCAAATAATAAAAGAATTGAAATTAAAATACTTTGGATACTTTGAAATAGAGGGAATTCCTCCAATAACTACAATTGAAAATGGGACTCCCTATCCACCAGTAAGGGCTTATGCAAATAAAAATTTAGTTATACTCTTTTCAGATGTAATTATACCACCAAACAGTATTAATAGATTAGCTGAATTAATAGTAAAAACTTTTTCAGATAATAAGCCAAAGTTATTCGTTTCACTTGGTGGATTAATTGCTGGGAAATCAGAAAAAGTTTTTGGAATAGCCAACAAAGAGAAATTATTGGAAAATTTAAAAAATTATGTTGAAATATTTAATTTTGGAGTTTTAGGAGGAATTAGTGGAAATTTATTAATAAAATGTGACGATAACGGATTTGACGCTATTGCACTCTTGGCAGAAACTGTAGGAGTTCGACCAGATCCAAGAGGAGGAGCCAATTTATTAGAAGTATTAAATAAAATGTTTAATTTAAATGTTAATGTTGAAAGTTTAATCAAAGAGGCAGAAAATATAGAAAACAAACTCAAAGAATTGGCTGAACAACATTTAAAGATGATGTCTAAGAAAAAGGAATATCCAATGTATATTTAG
- a CDS encoding translation initiation factor IF-6 codes for MIIRKYFSGISTIGVLAMTTEDITLLPIFLDKNDVKEVSEVLKTKCLQVNIGGSSLLGSLSVGNKYSLLLPKIIDDEELNIIKNFLKENDLDLDIKIIKSKNTALGNLILTNDNGALISPELKEFKKDIEDALNVEVEVGTIADLPTVGSNAVVTNKGCLTHPLVEDEELEFLKNLFKVEYIGKGTANKGTTSVGACIIANSKGAIVGGDTTGPELLIIEDALGLI; via the coding sequence ATGATAATAAGAAAATACTTTTCAGGAATTTCAACTATTGGAGTATTGGCAATGACTACTGAAGACATAACCTTATTACCAATTTTTCTTGATAAAAATGATGTTAAAGAAGTTTCTGAAGTTTTAAAAACTAAATGCCTCCAAGTTAATATAGGAGGTAGTTCTTTACTCGGTTCTTTGTCAGTTGGAAATAAATATAGCCTATTATTACCAAAAATTATAGATGATGAAGAATTAAATATTATAAAAAATTTTTTAAAAGAAAATGATTTAGATTTGGATATTAAAATTATAAAATCAAAAAACACTGCCTTAGGCAATTTAATTTTAACTAATGATAATGGAGCATTAATTTCTCCAGAATTAAAAGAATTTAAAAAAGACATTGAAGATGCTTTAAATGTTGAAGTTGAAGTAGGAACTATTGCTGATCTTCCAACAGTTGGAAGTAATGCAGTAGTAACTAACAAAGGTTGTTTAACTCATCCATTAGTTGAAGATGAAGAACTTGAATTTTTAAAAAACTTATTTAAAGTTGAATACATAGGAAAAGGAACAGCTAATAAAGGAACTACATCTGTTGGTGCTTGTATAATTGCGAATTCTAAGGGAGCAATAGTTGGAGGAGACACAACTGGGCCTGAACTTTTGATAATTGAAGATGCCTTGGGATTAATTTAA
- a CDS encoding biotin--[acetyl-CoA-carboxylase] ligase produces the protein MEIIHLSEVDSTNEYAKKLVEEKKKNFVVLADKQSCGKGRWGRVWYSDEGGLYFSIVIDPKEYNPKVVNLLVPICIVETLKKYVDKDIEIGIKFPNDIVVKVNKNYKKIGGILVELTDKYMVIGVGIDVNNPIRKEIREIAVSLKEIVGGDVDRLKIFSDFLQTFENYLKKLANNEIDEYEILKKYKKYSITLGKYVKILLSNNKIVSGKVYDIDFDGIIIGTENGLEKIPSGICIQVR, from the coding sequence ATGGAAATAATACATTTAAGTGAAGTAGATTCAACCAATGAATATGCTAAAAAATTAGTTGAAGAAAAAAAGAAAAATTTTGTTGTCTTGGCAGATAAACAAAGTTGTGGGAAAGGTAGATGGGGAAGAGTTTGGTACTCTGATGAGGGGGGCTTATATTTCTCAATAGTTATTGATCCTAAGGAATACAATCCAAAGGTCGTAAATTTGTTAGTTCCAATATGTATAGTTGAAACTTTAAAAAAATATGTTGATAAAGATATTGAAATAGGAATAAAATTTCCAAATGATATCGTTGTTAAAGTTAATAAAAATTATAAAAAGATTGGGGGAATATTAGTAGAACTCACTGATAAATATATGGTTATAGGCGTAGGAATAGATGTAAATAATCCAATAAGGAAGGAAATTAGGGAGATAGCAGTATCTTTAAAAGAAATTGTTGGAGGAGATGTTGATAGATTAAAAATATTTAGCGATTTCTTACAAACTTTTGAAAATTACTTAAAAAAACTTGCAAATAATGAGATAGATGAATATGAAATATTAAAGAAGTATAAAAAATATTCAATAACTCTTGGAAAATATGTAAAAATACTTCTGTCAAATAATAAAATAGTTTCTGGAAAGGTTTATGATATTGACTTTGATGGAATAATCATAGGAACTGAGAATGGCTTAGAAAAAATACCTTCTGGAATCTGTATTCAAGTAAGGTAA
- a CDS encoding 50S ribosomal protein L31e, with the protein MMEERIYTIPLRDVINKSVRNKRAPRAIKKIKRFLMRHMKAEIVKIDNELNEKIWERGIEKPPARVRVKAVKKDNVVIATLAE; encoded by the coding sequence ATTATGGAAGAAAGAATATATACTATTCCATTGAGAGATGTTATAAACAAATCTGTTAGAAACAAGAGAGCTCCAAGAGCTATAAAGAAGATTAAAAGATTTTTAATGAGACATATGAAGGCAGAAATTGTTAAGATAGATAATGAATTAAACGAGAAAATTTGGGAGAGAGGTATTGAAAAACCACCAGCAAGAGTTAGAGTAAAAGCAGTTAAAAAGGATAATGTAGTTATTGCAACTCTTGCAGAGTAA
- the mfnA gene encoding tyrosine decarboxylase MfnA, with amino-acid sequence MQEKGVSEKEIFEELSKYRELDLKYEDGKIFGSMCSNVHPITRKIVDMFLETNLGDPGLFKGTKLLEEKAVKLLGELLNNKNVYGHIVSGGTEANLMALRCIKNIWREKKRKGLTKNEHPKIIVPVTAHFSFEKGRDMMDLKYIYAPLKKDYTVDEKFVKDAVEDYDVDGIVGIAGTTEFGTIDNIEELSKIAKNNEIYIHVDAAFGGLVIPFLETKYKKKGVNYKFDFSLGVDSITIDPHKMGHCPIPSGGILFKNINYRKYLEVNAPYLTETKQTTILGTRVGFGGACTYAVLKYLGREGQRKIVSECMENTLYFYKKLKENSFNPVIEPVLNIITIEDEDYIETCKKLREKGIYVSICSCVNALRIVIMPHIKKEHIDNFIEMLKSVKRK; translated from the coding sequence ATGCAAGAAAAAGGGGTTAGTGAAAAAGAAATTTTTGAAGAATTAAGTAAATATAGAGAACTGGATTTAAAGTATGAGGATGGAAAAATATTTGGATCAATGTGTTCTAATGTTCATCCAATTACAAGAAAAATAGTAGATATGTTTTTAGAAACTAATTTAGGAGACCCCGGATTATTTAAAGGAACTAAACTGTTGGAAGAGAAGGCAGTAAAATTGTTGGGAGAGTTGTTAAATAATAAAAATGTCTATGGGCATATTGTTAGTGGAGGCACAGAGGCTAATTTAATGGCACTCAGGTGTATAAAAAATATATGGAGAGAGAAAAAAAGAAAAGGTTTAACAAAAAATGAACATCCTAAAATAATTGTTCCAGTAACTGCTCATTTTTCATTTGAAAAAGGAAGAGATATGATGGATCTTAAATATATTTACGCTCCTCTTAAAAAAGATTATACAGTGGATGAAAAATTTGTTAAGGATGCTGTTGAAGATTACGATGTAGATGGAATAGTTGGAATTGCTGGAACTACTGAATTTGGAACTATAGATAATATAGAAGAACTTAGTAAGATAGCAAAAAATAATGAAATATATATTCACGTGGATGCCGCTTTTGGAGGATTGGTAATTCCTTTTTTAGAGACAAAATATAAGAAAAAAGGTGTTAATTATAAATTTGATTTTTCTTTGGGAGTAGATTCAATAACTATTGACCCCCATAAAATGGGACACTGTCCTATACCAAGTGGAGGAATCTTATTTAAAAATATCAATTATAGAAAATATTTAGAAGTCAATGCCCCTTACTTAACAGAAACTAAGCAAACTACTATTTTAGGAACAAGGGTGGGTTTTGGTGGGGCTTGCACTTATGCTGTTTTAAAATATTTAGGGAGAGAAGGGCAAAGGAAAATAGTTAGCGAATGTATGGAAAATACATTGTATTTTTATAAAAAATTAAAAGAAAATAGTTTTAATCCAGTAATTGAGCCAGTATTGAATATTATTACAATTGAAGATGAAGATTATATAGAAACCTGTAAAAAGCTTAGAGAGAAAGGAATATATGTTTCAATTTGCAGTTGTGTCAATGCTTTAAGAATTGTTATAATGCCTCACATCAAAAAAGAACATATAGATAATTTTATTGAGATGTTAAAAAGCGTAAAGAGGAAGTAA
- a CDS encoding DUF473 family protein — translation MRVYGIFGIKESAINELIENHIKTFTIINAYNLETLKNLKEGDFIFITSTLKQDLRNGSEGVLCKVLEVSIIPQIITGFEEKEVIAGRLKVEMLGFAKCSITNSEYIEIRFRTF, via the coding sequence ATGAGAGTATATGGAATATTTGGAATTAAAGAGAGTGCTATAAATGAGTTAATAGAAAATCACATAAAAACATTCACTATAATAAATGCCTATAACTTAGAAACTTTAAAAAATCTAAAAGAAGGAGATTTTATTTTTATAACATCGACTTTAAAACAGGATTTAAGAAATGGTAGCGAAGGAGTATTATGTAAGGTTTTAGAAGTTTCAATAATTCCTCAAATTATTACTGGATTTGAAGAGAAGGAAGTAATTGCTGGGAGATTAAAGGTAGAAATGCTGGGCTTTGCAAAATGTTCTATAACCAATTCTGAATACATTGAAATAAGATTTAGAACATTTTAA
- a CDS encoding CheF family chemotaxis protein, producing MNIEGIEGKSSEIARFSGKGVLITPQTLEKPVIKWDLLEIILYEDKIIFEFSDNKFEVGIENIEDIGYKLPKKVIESAKQSLEDIKYHSSIVVKSDKLGDIIIGFAPETSIYGKTPIINFLRRLFYLLLNNKEVKIIYDIEENKYKEWEEGYLKFTEERIKEEFIVKIKYKLVVKVLKDNRAIIYDIFSNIKDIEIEEKEVNGYLKPVLVIKQVIQQTKKRKYVISYLYVEDKKVRLFLLRYLVLVLEYKDVGILKYINNG from the coding sequence ATGAATATAGAAGGTATAGAAGGCAAATCATCGGAAATTGCAAGATTCTCAGGTAAGGGAGTATTAATTACTCCCCAAACCTTAGAAAAACCAGTAATAAAATGGGACTTGTTAGAAATAATACTATATGAGGATAAAATTATATTTGAATTTTCGGATAACAAGTTTGAAGTAGGGATTGAAAATATTGAAGACATTGGTTATAAACTGCCAAAAAAGGTTATTGAAAGTGCTAAACAGTCTTTAGAAGATATCAAGTATCATTCTTCAATTGTTGTTAAATCGGATAAATTAGGGGATATAATAATAGGTTTTGCTCCAGAAACATCAATATATGGAAAAACTCCCATTATTAACTTTTTAAGAAGGTTGTTTTATTTATTATTAAATAACAAGGAAGTCAAGATAATTTATGATATTGAAGAAAATAAATATAAAGAATGGGAAGAAGGATATTTAAAATTTACTGAAGAGCGTATTAAGGAAGAGTTTATTGTAAAAATTAAATATAAGTTAGTAGTTAAAGTTCTGAAAGATAATAGAGCAATAATATATGACATATTCAGCAATATAAAAGATATTGAAATAGAAGAAAAAGAAGTTAATGGATATTTAAAACCCGTATTGGTAATAAAACAAGTAATACAACAAACTAAAAAAAGGAAATATGTGATTTCATATTTGTATGTTGAAGATAAAAAAGTAAGGTTATTTTTATTAAGATATTTAGTTTTGGTGTTAGAATATAAAGATGTGGGTATCTTGAAGTATATTAATAATGGGTGA
- a CDS encoding TrkH family potassium uptake protein: MLDILNKKDIKGILNILGGIIAVIGLFTLIPCIIAFYYNENTIFNFLVPGIFFTIFGCILKKITKPRNLKLHHSMIASALAWLIASLIGAIPLYLSIPYFSYVDAVYESMSAWTTTGMTLITNVEVLPKSILFWRSFQQWIGGVGILVLSALVLARSGTVAYLLYSSEARQERIMPSAISTIKTIVWIYTLYTILGIFLLYLSGLSFWESINLTMTGISTGGMSISNYSFPYNDLAKIVMICIMMVGGVISFSIHHRILTGKYFNDIQTKYAIIVITIISIIISIKDHISIIDSLFTVVSAMTSTGFTTINIANLSNLSLFLIIFLMFIGGGAGTTTGGVKIIRFLVILKAMYYEIKEVIYPKSAVIYEHLDNIELDYKIIREAFVIFFLYGITSFFIALTFIFLGYGPYKSIFDAVSFVSNIGMCLGVVTLKTPTIGKIAGIIGMWVGRLEFIPVLVLLASLSLKIQKLSKKCNKK; encoded by the coding sequence ATGTTGGATATTTTAAATAAAAAAGATATTAAGGGGATATTAAATATATTGGGAGGGATTATTGCTGTTATAGGATTATTTACCTTGATTCCTTGTATTATTGCCTTTTATTACAATGAAAATACTATTTTTAATTTTTTAGTTCCAGGAATCTTTTTTACTATTTTTGGTTGCATATTAAAAAAAATTACAAAGCCAAGAAATTTAAAATTACATCACAGTATGATAGCATCTGCATTAGCCTGGTTAATAGCCTCTTTAATTGGGGCTATTCCTTTATATCTTTCTATACCATATTTCTCCTATGTAGATGCAGTTTATGAAAGTATGTCTGCTTGGACTACAACAGGAATGACATTAATTACTAATGTAGAAGTTTTGCCAAAATCAATTTTATTTTGGAGAAGTTTTCAGCAGTGGATTGGAGGGGTTGGAATTTTAGTTTTATCAGCCCTTGTTTTAGCAAGATCTGGAACTGTCGCTTATCTTTTATATTCCTCTGAGGCAAGGCAAGAAAGAATAATGCCAAGTGCTATAAGCACAATAAAAACTATTGTATGGATATATACATTATATACGATTTTAGGAATTTTCTTATTATATTTATCAGGCTTAAGTTTTTGGGAATCTATAAATTTAACGATGACTGGAATTAGTACTGGAGGAATGAGTATAAGCAATTACAGTTTTCCATACAACGATTTAGCAAAAATTGTTATGATATGTATAATGATGGTTGGAGGGGTTATATCATTTTCAATTCATCATAGGATATTAACTGGAAAGTATTTTAATGATATTCAGACTAAGTATGCTATAATTGTTATAACGATAATTTCAATAATAATTTCTATAAAAGACCATATATCTATAATCGACTCTTTATTTACAGTAGTTTCTGCTATGACTTCTACAGGATTTACTACTATCAATATTGCTAATTTATCAAATCTTTCTTTATTTTTAATTATATTTTTAATGTTTATAGGGGGAGGAGCAGGAACAACTACTGGAGGGGTTAAGATAATTAGATTTTTAGTTATATTAAAAGCAATGTATTATGAAATAAAAGAAGTTATATATCCAAAATCAGCAGTAATTTATGAACATCTTGATAATATTGAATTGGATTATAAAATAATTAGAGAAGCATTTGTAATATTCTTTTTATATGGAATAACCTCATTTTTTATAGCATTAACATTTATATTTTTAGGTTATGGTCCATACAAATCTATATTTGATGCAGTTTCTTTTGTTTCAAACATTGGAATGTGTTTAGGTGTTGTTACCTTAAAAACTCCTACAATTGGAAAAATCGCAGGAATTATAGGAATGTGGGTTGGTAGATTAGAATTTATACCAGTCCTTGTATTACTTGCATCATTATCATTAAAAATTCAGAAATTATCTAAAAAATGCAATAAAAAATAG
- the guaB gene encoding IMP dehydrogenase, which translates to MFLKKLLNAKIAYTFDDVLLVPNASWVEPKDTDVSTDLAGLKLNIPILSAAMDTVTEKEMAIALARLGGLGVIHRNMSIEEQVHQVHAVKKADEIVVKDVITVSPEDTIKDAIEIMDIYSISGLPVVDNEDKLVGIITHRDVKAIEDKDKKVKEVMTKDVVCGSENITEEEALELMYSNRVERLPIVDEENRLIGIITLRDILKRKKYPNAARDKKGRLLVAAACGPHDFERAKALIEAEVDAIAIDCAHAHNMKVVENVKKFKEMLKGTDIKLIVGNIATKEAAEDLIKAGADILKVGIGPGSICTTRVVAGVGVPQLTAVADVADVAKEYNVPVIADGGIRYSGDIAKAIAVGADAVMLGSLLAGTDEAPGQLMVINGRKYKQYRGMGSLGAMTGGVGAGADRYFQSSKSHMKHVKLVPEGVEGAVPYKGPVSEVVFQLVGGLKASMGYCGAKNIKEMQEKAKFVIITPSGQVESHPHNIIITNEAPNYPLGK; encoded by the coding sequence TTGTTTTTAAAGAAATTACTAAATGCTAAAATAGCATATACATTTGATGATGTTTTATTAGTTCCAAATGCTTCATGGGTAGAACCAAAGGACACTGATGTTTCTACAGATTTAGCAGGTTTAAAGTTAAATATTCCTATACTATCTGCTGCTATGGATACAGTAACAGAAAAAGAGATGGCCATTGCTTTGGCGAGATTAGGTGGTTTAGGAGTTATTCATAGAAATATGTCAATTGAAGAACAAGTTCATCAAGTTCATGCTGTAAAAAAGGCTGACGAAATCGTTGTTAAGGATGTTATCACAGTTTCACCAGAAGATACTATTAAGGATGCTATTGAAATTATGGATATATATTCAATCAGCGGTTTGCCAGTTGTTGATAATGAAGATAAATTAGTTGGAATAATAACACACAGAGATGTTAAGGCAATTGAAGATAAAGACAAAAAAGTTAAAGAAGTCATGACAAAAGATGTAGTTTGCGGTTCTGAAAATATTACAGAAGAGGAGGCTTTAGAGTTAATGTATTCTAATAGAGTTGAAAGATTACCTATAGTTGATGAAGAGAATAGATTGATAGGAATTATAACTTTAAGAGATATATTAAAAAGAAAAAAATATCCTAATGCCGCAAGAGACAAAAAAGGTAGGTTATTAGTTGCCGCCGCTTGTGGACCTCATGATTTTGAGAGGGCCAAGGCATTAATAGAGGCAGAAGTCGATGCTATTGCTATTGACTGTGCTCATGCTCACAATATGAAAGTTGTTGAAAATGTTAAAAAGTTTAAAGAAATGTTAAAAGGGACTGATATAAAATTAATCGTTGGTAATATTGCTACTAAGGAGGCGGCTGAAGATTTAATTAAAGCAGGGGCTGACATTTTAAAAGTTGGTATAGGGCCTGGATCTATTTGCACAACAAGAGTTGTCGCTGGTGTAGGGGTTCCTCAATTAACTGCTGTTGCTGATGTAGCTGATGTTGCTAAGGAATATAATGTTCCAGTAATTGCAGATGGGGGAATAAGATATAGTGGAGACATTGCCAAAGCAATAGCTGTAGGAGCAGATGCAGTTATGCTCGGTTCTTTGCTTGCTGGAACTGATGAAGCTCCTGGACAATTAATGGTTATTAACGGAAGGAAGTATAAGCAGTATAGAGGAATGGGTTCATTAGGGGCTATGACTGGTGGAGTAGGAGCTGGAGCAGATAGATACTTCCAATCTTCAAAGAGCCATATGAAGCATGTAAAATTAGTTCCAGAAGGTGTTGAAGGAGCAGTTCCATATAAAGGACCTGTAAGTGAAGTAGTATTCCAATTAGTTGGTGGCTTAAAGGCATCAATGGGTTACTGTGGAGCTAAAAACATAAAAGAAATGCAAGAAAAGGCAAAATTTGTAATTATAACACCAAGTGGGCAAGTTGAAAGCCATCCACACAACATTATTATTACTAACGAGGCTCCAAATTATCCTTTAGGAAAATAA